The genomic region CCTTCTATGTTGAACTCGATCGTCAGGTTACGGCTCGGTTTCAAACCAAGGCTGGCGGAGCCGCCGTAGACCGGGTCTTTGGTTTTGACGCCGTTTCTTCTGAACGCCTGTTGTCCGACAAAAATTTCCGAAAACAAATAAAACAGCCGCCGCTCGATGTAAGAAGACATGAAGACGCGATTCGAATAGTAATCGTTGGGATCGAAGTAACCGCCGCCGCTTTGCCGATCGTAGTTAAGATATCTAAAACGGTAACCGGCGGCGATTTTAGGGTCGCGAAAAAGTATGTATTGCGACGCGAGCTGAGCGTCATGAGAGTGGTTCACATCGGAGAAAGTTCGATATTTGTATCCGGTAGAGACCGACAACCGATCCGTCCATTGCTGCGACCACTGGACCCCGGCGATAACCATCCGGATCCGATTCTCTATTAGTTGCGCCGAGTCGGTCAGCAGCTCGCGCGCCAGATTCAGGCCGATGCTGGCGCGCGGCATTTTGACGTCCAATCGAACGTCTCCTATTGCAAACGTCGACCGATTACGACCGCGGCCCAGGTTTGCCAGACCGAGACTTCCACCGGTGGCAAAACTCTCATTATAGTTCGCGTAACCCCTGAACGAGAGCTCTTCTGCCTGTTGGTAGCGGGTCGGGTCTCTGGCCTCGGTATGGCGGAAATTTGCTCCGAGGTCGAAGTTCCCCAGCCAAAAACGCTGCGAGGCGCTGTACCGGTCGACCCGGTTATCGTCCGTATCATTATAGTAAAGGTACCTGAGATCCAGCCTGGGGCGGCTTATAGAGTCTAATGTGTCCTGGAATTTTTCGTGACGATTCCGCTGGTTCGGGGTGATCGGCTGCAGAAGCCCGCTCGTCTCCTTGGCGCTAGTCCGGT from Candidatus Binatia bacterium harbors:
- a CDS encoding tetratricopeptide repeat protein codes for the protein MPSRSTAPPVFIVVLLFFLLSPQANAAEISSASESAIASARQNKQAGDRHVAENDLDKAADAYARALDLARESFSVDERVRMAIYLSRADRLTRAKEELAMVLAAEPNNLEARALLARVLSWNDELSQAIDEAEKVLRQDPDNREALQVKADALQWSGDLRRSIPIYEKLLRTRDDFDARLGLSQALLAAGNRTSAKETSGLLQPITPNQRNRHEKFQDTLDSISRPRLDLRYLYYNDTDDNRVDRYSASQRFWLGNFDLGANFRHTEARDPTRYQQAEELSFRGYANYNESFATGGSLGLANLGRGRNRSTFAIGDVRLDVKMPRASIGLNLARELLTDSAQLIENRIRMVIAGVQWSQQWTDRLSVSTGYKYRTFSDVNHSHDAQLASQYILFRDPKIAAGYRFRYLNYDRQSGGGYFDPNDYYSNRVFMSSYIERRLFYLFSEIFVGQQAFRRNGVKTKDPVYGGSASLGLKPSRNLTIEFNIEGGQLATGTATGAGFGYLILGPRILIRF